The Candidatus Sericytochromatia bacterium genome includes the window CCCGCTGGCGCAGGACGCGAGGCGGGCTGCACCTGGATTGGTCGGCGCGTCACTGGCATTACAACCTGACCTTCCTGCTGGCCTTCCTGCCGGTGGTGCTGCTGCAATTTCTGCCGGGCGTCCTCGATGCCTACATGCTGGGACTGATGCAACTGCTGGCCTTTTTCGGTCGCACCGGTCACGTGGGCTATGACCCCAGCCCAACCAATCTCTGGCTGGTGGCCCTCTGGCTGCCGATCTGGTGGCAGGCCTCCCGCCACATCACGCGGATTCCTCCCGGCCGCTTGCTGGGGCTGCAACGTGAGCTGGCGCGCTTACGCGGCGAGGTGACGTGGGGGGCCGAAGCGTGGGGCATGACGGTTGGCGACGTGGTCGACCACTGGTTGGCGGAGTTGATCCCTGGTGCTGCCGAGGCTCCCGCCGCAGGCGCCAGCCGTCGGAGAGCCCGGCAGCTCTGGGCGACGTTGCGGCGGGAGCTGATTGCCTCCTGGGTACAAACGCCCCCGGATCTGGCGCGAGCCAACCGGGCCATCGACCACTTTCGAACCCAACGGAGCGGCGGATGAGCGAACACACCTGGGGCAATGAGGTGGTCTATCAGGTCTTTCCCGACCGATTTCACGCCCATCGGGCGCCCGAGCATCCTGCCCCGCGCGCCGGGGCCTTCCACTGGAACGGTCACCCCATCCGGGTCGCGAGTTCGCCCCGCGCCCTGACCCACCGCCGGCACCACCAGTACACCTTCATGGGCGGCAACCTCGAGGGGATTCGCCGCAAGCTGGACCACATCGCGTCGCTGGGGGCCACGGTCCTGTATCTCACGCCGATCTTCCAGGCTCGCTCCAGCCACCGCTACGACACGGACGATTACCACACGATCGACCCCATGCTGGGCACGGCCGAAGATTTCGGACGCCTGAAGCACGCCTTGCGCGAGCGTGGCATGAAACTGGTGCTGGATGGTGTCTTCAACCACACCTCGTATGATCACGCCTGGTTCACGGCTCAGCCCGAGTTTTATCTGCGAACGGCCGGGGGGCAGCCCGAAACCTGGATGGGAACGGGCCTGTTGCCCAAGTTGAACCCGGAGCACCCGCCGTTGCAGGAGGCCTTGCTGCGGGTGCTGGACCAGTGGCCCGAAGCCGATGCGTGGCGGCTCGACGCCTCGCATCTGATTGCCCGCCGTTTCCTGCGCCGGTTACGCGAACACCTGGGCCCCGAGCGCCTGGTGTTTGGAGAAGATTGGGACGATGCCCGCTTCGACCTGCACGATGGCCTTTACGACGGGGTGACCAATTTCGCCTTTCAACGCAACGTCAAGGCCTTCCTGTGCGGCGATTGTTCACCGGAAACCTTGGCCAATCGCCTGCGGGTGATTTACGAAGGCTATCCCTGGCCCGGCGTGCTGCGCAGCTGGAACATGGTCGGGAACCATGACACGGATCGGTTCTTTTCGATGATCGGGGGAAACGAAGCCCGGCTTCGCCTGGCCTGGGTGCTACAAGCGCTGTTGCCGGGCACCCCGCTGATCTATTACGGCGACGAGTGGGGCCAGACCGGCTGGGGTGACTGG containing:
- a CDS encoding glycoside hydrolase family 13 protein; translation: MSEHTWGNEVVYQVFPDRFHAHRAPEHPAPRAGAFHWNGHPIRVASSPRALTHRRHHQYTFMGGNLEGIRRKLDHIASLGATVLYLTPIFQARSSHRYDTDDYHTIDPMLGTAEDFGRLKHALRERGMKLVLDGVFNHTSYDHAWFTAQPEFYLRTAGGQPETWMGTGLLPKLNPEHPPLQEALLRVLDQWPEADAWRLDASHLIARRFLRRLREHLGPERLVFGEDWDDARFDLHDGLYDGVTNFAFQRNVKAFLCGDCSPETLANRLRVIYEGYPWPGVLRSWNMVGNHDTDRFFSMIGGNEARLRLAWVLQALLPGTPLIYYGDEWGQTGWGDWGARGPMCWRPNALQRARRDDLAAILKLRREHPALASGRIRFLHASNQDRTLVWERFNEQERVLVGINVGPAAVQWEGEGQTLTIPAQSWHHQASAR